From the genome of Colias croceus chromosome 12, ilColCroc2.1:
tttttctatttcgaaaaatcctgaatatacaaaccagtgtggtcacccacagaaagagacaaaaaacaacactgacgtcattcaaggttatattttcttgtgacaagtcaatggtcatagtgcaatctccagtgtattagatataagcttcttggttaaaacttattcgtcgaataacgtattaaactaccatttatgaaatgtattctaattgccggtatttgacagtttacaggtgacattttaatattatcgtgtaatactttattggacgggtaagttttatccaaggattgaaaagTCGGCCCTAAATAGTTATAAAGGGAGGTTGGGGTGATATAGACTTAATGTCATCGACTGAGATTTTACTCACGTGGTCACTAATAAATTTCAGCTagtcatttataaatattaggaTTATCATATTCGGTTCCTtctataattgaataaattatataattttacgatttgtataaaaataaaaattcaaaaacaacattttagattattatcttttcaagtgttttttttatacctaaagcAAATACCTAGTTTGAACTctcgttattaatatttttatacctattGTTAATTCACATTTTGATCTCAGtattaaagtaggtatataatattgctTACCAAACACGTTTATCTTGGGCAGGCGCGTAGCTACCGCCGTATCTGCTGTATCAATTATACGGGGCCCCCGCGCCAAGGGGGCCCCCAACGTGCGTaagcaaaaattattaaaaacttcccaatttttttttcgtttttgaTATAAGTCAAAAAAAGCAATTTTCTGGCCTCCTGTGTAAAATTTTGGAATAAGTGACAGATAGACAGTAATTATGatgaatacttaaatatttattttaattttatgcaaacatttttttttcttttgtgagAAATCTTTACCTTTCCTAAGGGCCcctaaacaaatttttatacggGGCCCCGCCAAGGCACGCTACGCTTCTGATCTTGGGTTTAactaagtatgtatttattcaatggatatgaatttaaacacaaaatacaattatgtatCTTAATcgcaataaaattatgtatatctaATAATGTTGTGAGGTATAAGATTTCACATAAAAGCTGATATTGTTGTAAAATGCTActacttttttttgtttcttttataataattattatgaaaattatccGTCCATGTGTTCAAGGTTGTGATTGTTTAAATAGTGTTCATTTgtgtatgaataataatttaagtttttatttatttgtgtgcTGTGTCGATTATGATAAAAgaataaactatattttttatcttgatttaattttttatttgttttctttaaGTGAAAATAAGttgtaaagaataaaaatacagtaacATTTATTGGTAATATGAATAaggttataattaataaaacaaacacataaataaaaaaaaataacagtttaataataaacgaGAATACCACATAGGTAAATTCTTAAAGCCACGTCTCTTCGAATTATATTCTATAATTAAAGATAACTTATATCTATTCTATAATAGTGTTACAACTGCTTTGTATAGCACCATTAAATGTaacaagtataaaaataaactaaaatatgatACCCAGATTGGTATACCTACTCCTGCAATAAGAAGCAGGATCTcttataattatcaaaatagaCGCATATATATTCTGTTGCATcttataattaaactttaactCATTGCAAATGCATGTCGCCTTTATAATCTTATTGGATTCTGGTAAATCGTTTTTCTTAGTCTATATCACAGTTGACTCACCAAGGACGCCACATTTCTGTACTAGAAGTGCCTTGAACTGGAGATTTTGAACTAGTATCTGCTTCAACCTTTTCTTTAGCACTTTCAGTACTCGTTGAACTAGATTGCGCTAAAGATTCAGCAGTGTGGCTTATCACAGTTTTAGGCAAAATCGGTCTCCTTTCAAAGGGAATTTCAATAGGAGCTGGTATGCTTGGAGGAATCGTTAACTTTCTCTCTGGGTAAGACGGTATTCTATCTGGAATTCGTTTGAATGCTGAATGCAAATCTTCGACTTTCTTGTTAGCTACGTCTTCCATTAGATCACGTCTTGGTATAATTGTATGTCTTTCTGGTATAGTTACTGTTTTTTCTGCATCCAAACGTATGAATTTCGAAGGTGGTCCTACAGATTCAGCATGTCGTTTATATTTATGCCGTATCGAATAATCCACTGCGCGTTTTGGCGACGCGTCAATGCCGATTTTGTAATTTTCCACATCAATCACAATAGAGAGGGGTTccattatctttttatttcttaacgCTTCCTGTTTTAATGTTTCTGGCGATATTGTTGTGGAGGAAACTGTCGCTTTCTGTTCAGGGCTTGAGTCTTGATCTGACGCGGAGTGGCTCGGAGGTGTTGGGAAAGGATACTTCTGAACAGGGCGTGGAGGTGTTTCTAATTCTGTGGAGGAATCGCAAGCTGAATCACAAGAAAGTGGGCTAAGTGGTGGGCTCGTTGGTTTAGTTGATTTGACGAAGTGAAAAGCACTGGGTCTTTCGTCATCTAGACGTAATGGATCTGGTACTAAGGGAGCGTATTCTGAGGGGTTTAGTCTTTCGATGCCGGAGATGCAAGAGTTGAGGTGGTTTCCGAGTCGATAGCGAATGCCTGTTGGTACGCTAGCTAGTCTTGAGAGGTATCTGCGAACTTCTACAGCACAGTCGCCGAAGCCGGCCTTGAAGCGGTGCAGAACAGCTGGATCGGCTGCTATTGCAGCGGCTAGTTGTTGCCTCTGCAGTGTTTGCAGGTGCTTGACAGTCATCTCGAGTATGTCGGCTTTTTCTAGTTTAGAATGACGCGCTGGctgtaagttaaaaaataaattgtaagttaCATAAATACTTAGGTAAAAACATTGCGAAGATAAGGATaacattaagtacataaaaaaaattgtaggtaagtaaacaataattaatactgtttCTGTCAAGATAATTTAAGTTAACTAGaactttttaaaacttgaagaaatttcatttatgagaaacaatgaaaaaatactTACGTCCTTATCCATGGAATCCATTAGAAGATCTTTTAATTCGTTCAGGCAATTGTTGATGCGCGCGCGCCGTTTCTTTTCCATTATGGGCTTATTtgtctgaaaaaaataataaatttattagcaCACAATAACTTTTTTACTTCAGtgacttgtttttttttctttgatacaaaactttataaaaactataataatatattgttgttttcaaattaatttatttaaaatcttagaaaatctttttagttttttattttaattactatcACTGATATAACACTAATATCCACTCAATAAAAATcgaaaattgttattttatattatcgaaaccaaaaattattttaactaacgCTTTATCAAAtcactttaaataattttaaatcacaaatttataaacacaCCTTTCTTAATTCCGCTTTAGACATTCCTTGTGTTGATTCCGAAAATCCATTTTGAGAATCATCGTCTTCACTGTACGGCATTTTATTTACGTATATATTCACAAACACAAAACACACGTCTGCTCCCGACGACGTTCGAACACGTTATGAAATGATATAGTACACGATTCAGGAGCAGAGTTTAAATTGACCCCTTATCCTTGTTTATCCTGTTTCGAAGTTGTTCCACAGAACTCGTGTTGTCTCTTTCCAACTTGGGGCTTGAAGCGGTGGGAAATGTGTCGGAATGTTTTGTTTTCGTCCCGTCTCGCTCTAACAAGGGAACCTGTTGTGAATGAAACCGTCGCGTCGTCGGCGCGGTGATTAGTGGGTGTTATTGTGTAGAGTTCGATTCCAGACCAGagcaaaaaaaacatttttttttttcaattaggtAATATACTGGAAACGGTTGAATGAACATagagtttattaaatatatgatttaaattaaagtgcaaaaatgtataacttataattgaataagtattaattatacttttaatatagAAAAAGGTAATTACttagtaggtatatgaaaattgtaaaccataataattacactaagcctagttaaaattaaaaaatctcaaAGTGAAGCTACATTTTCTTTACCCCATGTATGGGAATGCGTGATCGCGCGCAACCATAAAGAACCTTATTACGCGGCGAATAAAAGCCAATAAAAAAACTCGGTACTTTGCATTTTCTCACCTTTCCATGAAGtaccataaaaatatgttccACGGTGTTTGTACCGAGTAAAGTTTAATACGATACTTGATGTGTGCAGCGTAGCGTGtaaggtaatattttttatgcagTATTACGTTATGGGGTGGCTTTCTCACGCTGTGTGGGAATTCGACAAGGTGTAAGGGTTGCTTCGGTAATTGTTTGTTCACTCGATACTATGATCATTGCATGCCTATACAGTTTACACTATACAGTTACTGGACTTGATTTTGTACTGCTAGATGGTACAtactagttttaatttttgtgttttttgtgaggatattttaatagaaattgttttattaaattataaatacttagaAGGAagtagtatatatatatacatatatattttgtataaatatatttcttctttGAATGTGTCAATGAACTCCTAAatggctgaaccgattttagttataaaatatgtataaataaattgatacaaaatatgttttgaacttttcttataaaatgtttattaaatgtttatatttgtcCAATTTCATCATCTGTTAACGTCCTAATGTTTATCATATTGGAAATCATCTTTAAAACAAGGAAAACGTAGCTCCTTAAAATAACACtataaaaaactattcaactaaaagtaaacaaataaCATAACAAAATACGGTAACATTATCAATAACGGCTATAAACGGGCTAACTAATTACCATTATAAAGTTCCCTGACCGTCCCAGGTGTGACCTTTGTGTCGTATTTGTTCCCCACATACCGAcgtactataaaatattaatattcaatttatacaattctCCCACGGTCTCCCCTAATTCAACAAACTTATAATTTCTTTCAAAAAACCCACACATTCAATTTTCAACTTTACCCCACCGCAATAAAAACTACCAAAATTTTAGAGTTCGCAAATTTATTTTGGCGCATTGGCCATGGATCCTTcgataaaattcaatttaaactcTATTAATGACAGCACAGAGTATATGAAATTGCGTCacttttttatctgtattctGTAAAAATTACCGAAATAAATGGAGCTGTGTTGCATTTTAATAAGGTCGTAATGTAAAAAACCGGTAGGTACAGATCATTCGTTCATTGAGGTGAAGCGACGGTACATGCGATCGCGTGATGGGTGTGCACTGTGCAATATAGGTGAATGCTCTGTCATATTGTGTCGTTGACGTTCACAGGGATCAGTGGGAACTTTTTGGAAATTTAATTAGGACGTTAACAGATGATGAAATTGGACAAATTATGTGTCCTGTGGTGTATGATTACAGTTTTGCATggaattgtttaaaaatatattcatactTAGCTTAGGTATaacttatttcaatttaaaattcgCTCTTGGACTTGATACAGAACTGTTCATGATGAATGATGTCGGTATTCAAAGCGATAAGAGCAGATAATTTACTGTCAGTGTAAAactatattaatgaaatacataATCCTTAAAATATGCTTAAAATATCCTTTTTCACACCTCAAAGAGAAAAGAGCGCGCGGCGCTACAGGGGATTAGCTCTCGATTTTTATGCGACCGTGCAAAAAAACTTTATGTCAAGGTTTCTCTAAACTTTCAATTACtaagaacaaaataaattcctTTTAAAACCAACTGTATTCCCATTTTAAGGGCAAAAAGATACCCATAAAACGAAGCCCAACAATGCACATTCCCtcacaaacataaaaatcttTACCCAAATCCCCGTGATTTCTGATCGCATcggaattaaaacaataataaaaaagtagaaCGAAAATGCaagttataaaaacaatttctcACATATATCTTAGCTGGGTCGTGTGAACCGGACAGAACTAAGCCCGCCCTATTTCTTCCGGACTCTGAATGGTAGCCACgtttttgttcattttgtggatatttaaaatgtgttaAGTAAATAAAGTGCTGTAATCTCGAAGTCttatgatataatatcatattgtaGTGTGCTTCCGTAATTAAcgagaattattaaaaattaattgactCTGAAAACAGCGAAATAGCAATTTGCTTTAACTACTACTTATTATTCTGTgctttaagtaggtattagaTACATGTTTTCTGGTTAATATGtcgttacaaaaatttaaaacacttCAGAATGAAAGTTACGTAAGTATAAAGGTAGCCTTTAGTGTTTTTTAAGAagaattaagtaaataatgtacttatttattggCCACATAAACCAGTACATGTGAGCATATTATTCTAagttatttactattttacaaGTCCCGCGTTCACTTCATGTATGCGGTCTCTACTGAGCAGCTTTAAAGCTGAATCCCTCGGATATGTTGAAGTTCTTTCTCAGGAAGGTCATCACGATTGCTATTTAAATTACGAGGGGATTTATTGAGatacacattaaaatttaacatagtTCCTTTTTAGGCAGATGCTGCAAATTTGTGGAAGCGAAAAGCATGGTGTCTTTAACATAATTAAGCAACCAAAGGTACGTAAATAAATGCATTGCATTcttattaaatacctatttattagtATAAGCTGGCgtttattgtatttcataaaaatttaataggtatgatctatttaaattttattttcagaacTGTGCCACTCGTAGGTATCGTATTTAAACATCTATTAAATCTTATATCCAGTAACTACTTATCTACTTACTCGACCACTCATaagtatttacaaatatttacctatttgTCTATGAATCACAATGCATTGTACTCGACGAGACCCGGAAATCCAACCCCGGACGCTGGTCCggaaatgttttttctttttaataaaaacgagTTGATAGGCAAGGGCGCTAGTTTTTATAACCACCTGTTTCCATGGGAACTATATgaagatgaataaaaaatatcgccCTTAGAAAAGCAATCAATTTTGATACAAAAACAGCATCCTACTTTGATTTTATCGactactaataaaaagttagaGCTTGTAATGatttccaaaaaatataaagccaagaagttgttttatataatttttactacgtaaatttaaaaatgagacATGAACTAAATATCttgattatttaattgtttagatcTAAGGTTTAGATCtttaattctaatttaaaaatcgtGAAAATTGGGTAGTTACCTAATACTTCAAGAAttaatgattaataattatcataacggtcaatttttaaacaatcctAACAACGGCATCTATGCAAAttcaattgaaaatattcCCGTTAAGTAAGTCCTACGGGCTACGACACAccttatattaaatcaaacgGCTCCTTCCTCCAGAGCCCTACATTCTCACGCTCAAGCGACAGGTGTGTCGAGACGCGCCAAAAGTTAAACTAACAAAATCAACTTTATTTCATTGTGATAAGAGCTTGCAAAATACCCCTAAATTATATTAGTGCGTGAAGGAATGACCTCTTTTCGCGTAGGTATGAGGTACATATTGGTGAGcgtgtgatttttttttcagtagcATGAAATGTCtgaaactttaattttttatgggtTATGGCTTGATTATggattcattttaatttttagattaacatacttaatattatagataggattacaaaataacgttattttaaatttttaaagttctGCTTGAACTTTTAAACGTTGCAAGTACAAAAGCACAACAAAAGTCGGATGCGTTCTATTTTTTTCCGTTAAGAACTTCAATTCattcaataatatcaatttcaaaTCATACGTAGAGGTACACTCACTGTGGACATAATGCaatgctattttatttatttcctattttatttgttgttattgTTTGACCTATGGAAATCTACATCATCAGTGAGTAAATGGGATGAATAATTTAGTACACATACGACATCTGGAGTTATGCGTGTGAAATATCGGGGcgcagataatattatgaaactataatgttaaattacgaataaaataatgagttggaatatttatatgaatattcgTCTGCGGTGTGAGGAATAGAGAATCCTTTAGATTTAGAATGTGGCCTTATGcaatttttctatatttatttacgtaaCATTGTATTGACTTAAAAAAAGGCCAGTGATGTACACTACCAATCATTCAAAAGTCACCTCAATACCTTAATCTTGTTTGAGCTGGACCACAAATCCGTgtcttagaaaaaaaatctgcaATCTTGTGGGAAACGTTCGCCGAATCATTTCTCAGTTAGGTCCGACTCGGCTCTTTTGTGTTAACACCTTGACTGCAGCTTTTGTGCGCCCCTCATAATGGGAAATTGAACGCCTTGTAAATGTATACTTGGATTGTTTTTTACGAGATTAGGAGTGGGTTAATGATCTTGTTTGATACTGTGAATTTGATACTCTTTCTGAGAAAATAAGATTATGCTtgcttaaaaaaatcaaatgctCGAAACATTCTCTTGCAACTCTATTacttagttatattattaaaaaaatattttttgaatgaaaatttaacagAGCAgctactttaaaattattttaaaaagtagcCGCTGCCCGCTATGTtagattttcatttttatgtgACAAGCTAGGCAGTAGAGTAGATAGGATAAGTtctatatccatactaatattataaatgcgaaagtaacatattttgatacccgagaaaggacataggataggttttatcccggaaatctcacgggaacgggaactatgcgggtatttctttgactgcgcgggcgaagctagTCTTTAACCTTTTGACCGCCAGAGCAAAAACGCATCGCCGTGCCCTCCACGCCAAGCCACAAATTCAATGAGATAACCTTGAAAATAGTAGGGAGTCcaaaatgttatcgataaacataataattcacgtctaaatatttgaataaacagcttataacacaaaaataatattcatttaaccTCATCTCCTACTGTAAAAACTTAAGACCACATTTATAGCAactatcaacaaaaaaaatcaaccttttgagatacaaaaatacatataaaattgcagCAAGTTACAGCACTATTCTCTATCAGTTACGCCCCATTGGCATGTATACATGCCAATGGCGCGGGCAAccatccttttttttataatctctcGCTTCTGATTAGGGATGTGTagctgtatattattataacttatcgagtttatttattaagtttatatgaactattataggtattattgtggagtgtttatttgtaaatatcaaaacaactattacctttaaataaagggaattgcattaaaactacatatttattttccaatcaTTTGGTTTAATACTTGAGTTATtacaaatactaattatatgtaggtacctatttaggtcaattaccatattttgatatgacaTAGCGACAATTTGTATCATAAgaatattctaataaaggcACTGATTAGACttattaggtaataaattttgaaaactgctaaat
Proteins encoded in this window:
- the LOC123696380 gene encoding hairy/enhancer-of-split related with YRPW motif-like protein is translated as MPYSEDDDSQNGFSESTQGMSKAELRKTNKPIMEKKRRARINNCLNELKDLLMDSMDKDPARHSKLEKADILEMTVKHLQTLQRQQLAAAIAADPAVLHRFKAGFGDCAVEVRRYLSRLASVPTGIRYRLGNHLNSCISGIERLNPSEYAPLVPDPLRLDDERPSAFHFVKSTKPTSPPLSPLSCDSACDSSTELETPPRPVQKYPFPTPPSHSASDQDSSPEQKATVSSTTISPETLKQEALRNKKIMEPLSIVIDVENYKIGIDASPKRAVDYSIRHKYKRHAESVGPPSKFIRLDAEKTVTIPERHTIIPRRDLMEDVANKKVEDLHSAFKRIPDRIPSYPERKLTIPPSIPAPIEIPFERRPILPKTVISHTAESLAQSSSTSTESAKEKVEADTSSKSPVQGTSSTEMWRPW